Below is a window of Streptomyces sp. NBC_01429 DNA.
ACCGCACTGGGAGGTAACGACCGCCGCCGAACATGTCGGAGGCACGCACTACAGACCACCACGTAGATGCCCTGCGGGAGGGGATGCTCAACAGCTTGGAGACCTCCAGCGCGACTCACAGAGCCTCTCGCGACACCTCTCCCGCGTTTCGGCTGGGGCAGGCAGACGGAAACAGGATGTCTTCGTCCCGAATGGTCTGGAATGAAGGGGCGACCAGTACAGCCCCGTGCAAGGTTGTCCGACCCCGGCCCAGGAGGGGCCGAAATGCCGCTGCCCCTGTCCAGTCGTTGGTCAGGGGCAGCCGGGGAATCGGTGTACGGGCAGCGGGTTCGGGAGCGGGTGGCGCGTCCAGCCGGTGTCGTGGTCCCAGTGCAGGACGTGGGTCTCGTCCAGCAGGCAGCCGACCCAGAGGCCGGTGATGCCGGCCGGTACGTTCGGAGATCGCGAGGGCAGCGGGCCCGCAGCGGCGAGGCGGTGCCATGCGGAGGAACGCATCCAGGTGAGCCAGAAGAACACCTCGCGGCGCGGTCGGTCGGAAGCCGCGTTGAGCTTCAGGGCCAGGTCCTCGTGCAGCCCGAACTCGACTTCCAGCAAGTCCACCAGTTCCGTTCCGCCGTCGGCGTCAGCGATCGGCGGCGGATTCGCCGGGAGCGCGGTCCGCCAGGTCAGGGATCGTGCGAGGGTGATCCGCTCGCTCACCTCCCGGCGGGCCAGTTCGGCGAGTTCAGCATCGGTGTGGCGACCGGGGAAAAGGGCTCGCATCGTCTCGGCCGACTTCCGTTCGTCCTCGGTCCGGCGCTTCTCCAGTGAAGCGAGGAAGCCCGGATCCAACGACCACAGCACCGGGCCCATCCGGCGTGGTTCCGGGAGAGGAGAGGGCGGTGGGGGCTTTCCCTGGCGGCGGTTCTTCTCGGCCTTCCCGGCCCAGTGGTCCGGGTTGAAAGCCGGCATCTGGTCGGACCCCGTGAGCAGGCCTGCGCTGATGTAGCCGGTACTCGTCTCGCTGGGCACTGAACAACCGAAGGCCACCCCAGCACTGCCCAGGACGCCGTACGGGCACGCCTCCTCATGGAATGGCCGCTCGATACAGGCCGTGCCGGGGCCGAAGCGGTTCACGCCACGCCGTTCCAGCTCGGCCAGGGCCGGGCTGATGACGGTCAGGGCATCCTTGAAACGAGGGTGCCCCTTGCGGCCCCCGTAGGTTGCCTTCGCCGTGCTCTCGAACACTACGTGCCAGCCTAGATTTAGCTCGGGCACCGCATGCTCCTTGAGGTACGGCTCCCAGGAGCGCCGGTTCTGCTCAGCCACACTGCTGGTCACCTGTGTGACCTCAACCGCCCGATCACCGCCGCACATGAAGTCGAAGCGCCCGTCGGGGTCCGCGCGCACCTCATGGAAATCACCGCACCGGGGGCAGTGGTCATACGGTTCGACGGTCTCACCCGTGCAGTACCGCAGGACGCCTGCCGCCCTCAGCTCCACCGGATCACTTGCTCGGGGCATGAGCCTCGTCCGTCCCCGCAGGCGCGTCCCAAGGGAGTACCAGCTGTTCCAGCGGCAGACGAGACAAGGTCTCGAACAAGTCGTCCCGGCGGTACCCGAGCCCCGCGGCAAGCAGAATCCGCACGTGCTGATCCAGTGCCTCGATCATGGTCGAGGGCAGGCCGACGGCCTCCGGGATGACCCACGCATCCCGCAGGAGCAGCGCCAGATCGGTATCGCCAACCGGCAGATGGACATGCAGCTCCCAAGAAGGGACGGTCCGCAGAGGGCCCCGCACCGCCCGGCTCCGCCGCGCGAGCAAGCGCCGACCGGCCACTTGGAGAGCACGCAGCACCGCCATTTCGGCCATGGCCGCCGCCACGGTCTCACGAGGGCTCTGGATCATGATTCTCCTACTGGATCTCGGAGGCATGCCGCGGCTGGAGGAACGGGATCAGCGGGGCCGGCAGCACGGCGGGGGATCCGAGCAGCTCCCAATGGCAGTCCGGCACTTTGCCGTCGAGGTTGCGCAACGACCGCCGCATCATCAACAGGATCAGGGAGTCCGACGCCCGGTCTGTGGGGGACCAGTGGCGGTCTCCAACCTGGGCCATCAGCACCAGCCCCGACACGAAGGCCCTGCCCATCAGCCAGGCGAGGGCCGCGTCGCCCAGCTCGCCGACGTCGAGCTCCGCCTCGACCCGTGCGCACAGCTCCAGCGCCCACTCGCGGGTCGCCCCGCTCACCTCCCAGGCGTCCCGCAGGTCCTCCAGGGTGGCCGTCTCCGCCAGACTCAGCAGGGCGCCGCGGACGTCACCGTCGGGAACGGTGCTCATCCCGCCGTCCGGAAGGAACACCTCCTGGGCGGCATCAGGGACGTCATCGACCGTGTACTCGGCCAGTGACGCCCCCGGGTTGCCCCACCCCGTCGGCTGCACGGCCCGCAGCACGTCACCGATCCCCTGCGGCGTGACGGCGGCACCTCCACGCAGCACCGTGGTCACCGCGGCAGCCGTGACCTCCCCGCCGGACAGGCTCGGAGGTTCCGGGTTCGCGTCCAGGTCGGCCAGCTCGGGAGGGGGCCACACCACCCCCCGGTCACCCATGTACCGGGCGATGCCCTCATCGATCCGACGCACCCGCGCGGGAACGAGCCGCACCCGCTGCCCCGAGGCGACCACCTCGTCGGCGACGCGCTCCGCCCACTCCTCTCCGTCCTCCCCCTCTTTCGGACCTTCCTCGCCGAGCCCGGCGCCCAGGCCCCGGACCGCCTTACCGAAGGCGTCCCGCACGGTCTTCTCCGGCACCGGGTGCCCTTCGCCGAACAGCGCCAGCGCCAGATGAGAGGGCCGAGCGCCCCTCCGCGCCAGCCGGGCGAGCGCCACGACCAGACCGAATGCCTCGTCGTCTGGAACCGATGTACTCCCGCGCCCTCGGCCCAGCGCCCGCTTCGTGTGTTCCGGCAACAGCCCCGCCCGCCGCCACGACGCAGGCTGCTTCGCCGACACCACGAAACCGTGCTGACGCGCGTGCTCGACGAGCTGCTGATCAGCGGAGACCGGACCACCAGGAGAAGACATGCCGCGAACCTACCCAGTTCCGTCGGAAGAGGACGCGCCTTCAGGAAATAGAGACCCCCCACCTTTACCCGGGCCGGACGCACCGGGCCTGGTGACCTGGGGGAACCGCCGGAGCGCACGGCCCGGCAGCACATCAGGAGGAACCATGCTCACCGCACTGACCGCACTGCTCCCCACCACCGGGCCCCTGCTCTGGGCCCTGATCACCGTCCTGTACATCTGGATCACCGTCTACGTCGTCGTCGTCGGCGTCGCCCTGCTGCACCCCCGCCGCTCCCGCCGGAGGGAAGCCCGCCAGATCCTCGACTGCCACCTCCTCGTCCCCAGGCCCCTGTGACCCTGCTGGAGAAGTGACCGCGGGGTTGTGGCAAGGGTCGGCCCCGGCCCTTGCCATCCGGATAGGCTGGTGTTGCCTTAACGGAGGTTGGTGGACACCAATGTCGACAATGCCGACCGTCAGGTGCGGCTGAGTTTCCTCGGCTAGCCGGTCGCGGGCTCCCTGTTCGTCACCCTCTTCGCGCCGCCGTACTGCCTTGCGGCTAGTTTGTGTGCAGGACAGGTACGCAGACCCGTGGTGGCAGAGGTGCACGGGGGGACGAGAGGTCGGGAAGAGTGTCGCTGCGCGGAGGTGATCCCACCGAGATCGGCGGATATCCGCTTGAGGCGCGGCTCGGCTCGGGGGGCATGGGCACGGTCTTTCTGGCCCGTACGAGTTCGGGGCGGCCTGTCGCGATCAAACTGATCCACCAGCAGTTCGCGGGGGACGACGAGTTCCGCATCCGGTTCCGGCAGGAGGTGGCGGCGGCGAGGCGGGTGAGCGGCGCGTTCACCGCCGCCGTGGTCGACGCCGCCCCTGAGGCCGAGCAGCCGTGGATGGCGACGACCTATATCGAGGGGCAGACGCTCGCCCAGCGCATCGCGACGAAGGGCCCGCTGAACGGAGCGGAGCTGAGGAAGCTCGCCATCGGGCTGGCGGAGGCGCTGCGCGACATCCACCGGGTGGGCGTCGTCCACCGTGACCTGAAGCCCTCGAACGTCGTGCTCTCGTCCGAGGGGCCGCGCGTCATCGACTTCGGCATCTCGCGCGCCGTGGACCAGCAGACGCTGACGATGACGGGGCGGGTCATCGGTACGCCGCCCTTCATGTCGCCGGAGCAGTTGCAGGCGCCGCGCGGTGTGGGGCCGCGGTCCGATGTCTTCTCGCTGGGGACGCTGCTGGTGTACGCGGCGACGGGCCACGGGCCCTTCGACGCGGACAGTCCGTACATGACGGCGTACCAGGTGGTGCACGAGGAGCCGTCGCTGGATGCCGTGCCGGAGGCCCTGCGCGCGGTCGTCGAGTCGTGTCTGTTCAAGGAGCCCGAGGGGCGTCCCTCGGCGGACGAACTCCTCGTGCTGCTGCGGGACCTGCCGGCCGACCTCGGCGGGACCGACGTGAACGGGATCGAGCCGGGCCGCACCCGCGACATGGTCACCCAGCATCACTTCGCGACGCCGGCCACCCCGGCGACGATCGTCCCGACCGCCGCTCCGGCCGGTCCCGATACACGGAGCACCGGCACCGCCATCGGCCGCCGTCTGCGTCGCCGGTGGCGTCCCGTGCTCGCGGCCGCGGTCGCGGTGGCGGCGATCGGCGGGGGAGTCGCCGCACTGAAGACGGGTGGCTTCGCGGCGAGCGGCGGCGGCGGTCAGCAGGGCAACAGCGTCGCTGCGCCGGTCGCCGCACTTCCGAACGGTTTCAAGCCGTGGCGCAAGACGGTGCCGGGCGGTCGCGCGGACATCCCCGACGAGCTGCGTTGCGTCGCGCACGGCGCCGCGCTGTTCTGCGGGGGCGGCGGCGTTGTCGCGGCCCGTATCAAGGCTCTGGACGGCTCGCGGGTGTGGACGGTGAAGAGCCCGGGCGTCCCCGTCCAGGGCATGCACCTGGTGGGCGCCACCGACGACACGGTGCTCGGTTACCGCTTCGCCGCCCAGGACGCCCCGCAGGGCCCTCCCAGTGAGGTGGTGGCCATCGACGCGAACAGTGGCCGGGAGCTGTGGTCCGTGCCCTCCGGCGCCCAGTCGACGGCCGTCACGGGGCGGACTCGGGACGCCGTCGTGGTCGGCTCAGCCGTGGTGACGGTCGACGCCTCCAACTCCCGCTTCGAGGCCCGGGACGCGCACAGCGGTACGGTCACCTGGAAGACGCCGTTCCCCGCGGGCACCCAGTGCGCTCCCGTCCCCGTGGGCCCGCGGCTCGTCGCGATGTGCGCGACGAATGCGGAGGTGGACGCCTCAGAGGTGCGCCACCCCACCCTGTACACGGTCGACCCGGCCTCGGGGACACTGGGCCGGCCCATCGCGGTTGACGGCCCCGCCGTGCCGATGGGCGTCGCCAACGGCAGGCTCGTACTCCTTCAGGCGCACATGGAGGGAACGGCGCTGGCCGGCTACGACGGGGTGGCGCGGGTCCACCCGGCCTCGCGGAAGGTCACGTACTCCCGGCTGCCCAAGACGTACTCGGGGACGCCCGGTATGGCGGACGGCATCCTCTGCGTGAGCAGTCAGACCGGTCTCGTCACGGCGCTCGACCCCGCGACGGGCCGGGAGAAGTGGTCCCGGCAGACGGGCGTGGAGGGCGCGTCGGGTCCCGTTGCGGGAGCCGACGCACTGTATTTCAGCTCGGCCACCGGCCGGGTGGTCGCGCTGTCGCCGCGCGACGGCACATCCCTGTGGACGACAGATCCGCAGGCCGATGGTCTGACGGGCGAGCAGGGCGCGAGCCCGCGCGTGACCGTCGTGGGGCGTGCGCTGATCGTGGCCGCGGCCAAGAACACCCTCTTCGCCTTCGACACGCTGAAGCCGCCGAAATCGGGCTGACCCTCGCGGGAACACCCCGCCTCAGATCGTCATCGCCTCCTGTATCCAGCGGCTGACGCGGTACGGCAGCCACCACTCCACCCCGCCGACCGCGAGCACGAGCCGCTCCTCGCGGAAGTCGGCGAGCGCGTCCGACGGCACCGCCGACGCGGGAGCCCCGTACGCCAGGCGCTCGATCGCTTTCTGGTAGTGCGGCTCGTCCACCGTGAACCGGCGGAGATCTCCCCAGCGGCGGTCGCGGATCTGGACGAAGCCCGGCCCCTGCCGCCAGAGGCACTTGCCGAGGTAGTGGCCGTTGCGCCAGGTCCGCAGGGCGCCGTCCGCCGTCGCCGGGTCCACCCCCTCGATCCGCTGCGGCGGCTGGAGGTGGCTCAGGAGGCGGCTGATGTCCTCGGCGGCCGTCGGGCCCCCGTCCGGATCCGGCCGCAGGTCCCACTCGACGAGCACCGCACGGGCCGTCAGGTCCCTGACCAGGCTCAGGGTGCGTACGGCACGGGCCGTCGCGTCCGGCGTCGCCGTGTCCGCGAGATCCACGGCGCCGGACAGCCGGACGCGGCGCGCGCCCAGTTCCCACAGCCGGTCGCACTCCTCGGCGACGGGACCGGTCAGCGCGATGTCGCCGAGGAACATCCCCGGCAGCGCGCAGGCGACGGGGTCGTAGTCACGCCAGACGGCTGCGGACGGGGTGAGGGTGGAGCTGGGACTCATGGGACCGGCCTCCAGGTGCGCGGACGACGCTCGGGCGAGGGCTGAGGAAAGGGGGAGGGGAGAGGAAAGGGGAGGGGAGAGGAAAGGGGAGGGGAGAGGAAAGGGGAGGGGAGAGGGAAGACCGGTCAGACTCCGGTCATGTGCGGTTCGGCCTGCGTGGCCGCCGGTGCGGGCGCCGCCACGGGCGGCTCCGCCCGCGCCGCGTGCCGATGCCGCATGAAGTCCAGCCGCAGCAGGTCCTCGTTCACCGCCGAGGGCGCGATATGCACGTACTGCCCGTTGTCGGTGAAGACCAGCCCGAGCCCCACCCAGCGGTCGAGCAGCTCCCGCACCTCGTCCTCCTGGAGCGCCCCGCCCGGCACCCGGCCCGCGGCCTTGCGGGTGAGGGCCGCCGGGGTGTGCGGCTGGTCCAGCAGCCGGAACGCGGCGATCTCGTACGGGTCGGTCAGCTCCATGGCCCGCCACCCGAAGGCCCGGCGCTTGCTGACCAGGACGATGCGGTCGCCCAGATCGGCCTGCGTGAGACGCGCGTCGGCGTGGTCCTTGCGCCAGGTGTCGAGCGCGGCGTTGAGCGCGGTGACGGTTGCTTTGCCGATGCCCCGCTCCGGTGCCTCGAAGACATAGGCGAGGCCGTAGAGCTCCTCCTCGGGCAGGTCGTAGGTGAAGCGGTAGTGCGCCTCCGGGCGCAGACCGGAGAAGCCCAGCTCGGGCCGGTTGAAGTAGGGGCTGAAGCGTTCGATGGCGATACGGGCCGAGAGGCCGACCGGCGGGTTGAGGTGTTCCAGCGCCGGTATCTGCGCGATGACCGGGTCGTAGTCCTCCGCGCTCTCTCCCGGGAAGCCGTGCAGATAGTTCCAGGACACCGAGAGGCCGGTCTCGGCGCCGTCGCGGAGCATGCGTACGTTCTGGCAGCCGCTGACGCCCTTGTCCATCAGGTCCAGTACGCGGCTGTTCAGGCTCTCGATGCCCGGCTGCACGTAGATCAGGCCCGCGTCGGAGAGCGTACGGAGGTGGGCGCGGCGCATGTTGGCCTTGATCTCGATGTGCAGCCGCAGGTCGTAGCCGCTCTCGATGATCCGGGGCAGGACGGTGGAGAGGTAGCCCATGTCGAGGATGTTGTCGACCACGTACATGTCCAGCACACGGTGGCGGCGGGCGAGATCCATGATCTCGTCGTAGAAGGTGTCCGGGCTCTTGCTGCGGAACTGCATGAAGGAACCGTTGAGTCCGCAGAACGTGCAGTGGTGCTTCTCGCCCCACCAGCAGCCTCTGGCGCCCTCGACGACGAGCTTGGGCTCGACCCAGTTGCGGGCCACGGAGGCGCCGAGGCGTTCGAAGTAGCCGCTGTAGTCGGGCGGCAGGATGGTGGCGGGCGGCAGCGGGCTGGTGGCCATCGCGTTGGCGGTGCTCACACCGTCCGGACCGCGGTGGCACAGCCCGGCGACGGCGGAGAGGTCCGGGTGTTCCTCGCCGAGCGCGGCCAGGAGCCGCGGAAACGCGGCTTCGCCCTCGCCCCGGATCACGTAGTCCACGAACGGGAAGTTGCGGTGGACCGTCGCGCCCTGCTCGCCGTCGCAGTTGGCGCCGCCGATGACGGTCACGATGTGCGGCGCGAGCTTCTTGAGCTGGCGGGCGGCCGCGAGGGCGGCGGTGTTCTGCTGGAAGGTGGAGGTGAAGCCCACGACGTCGGGTGCCTCGTCGACGATCCGCCGGACGATGTCCGCTACGAACTCCGGCACCAGCCGGTGCAGTTCGCGCGTCATCCGCATCCGGGACGCGCCGAGCTTCCCCTTCATCACAGCGGCGAACTCGTCGTCCCGCCAGTCGGGGTCGTCGTAGAGCGCGGAGGAGAAGACCCAGTCGCCACAGCCCATGAAGTAGGAGGCCAGCGCGTAGTACTCGTAGTCCTCGGCGGTGAACTCCATGCGCCGGGTGATCCAGTCGGTGAATTCGAGGTTGGCGTGCAGGACTTCGGCACTGCCGTCCGGCACGTGCTCGTCCACACTCCGCTTGAGGATTCCCAGGGCCAGCGACGGAAGGTCGATGGGCGACCAGGGCATGTTGACCAGCAGTACGCGCATGTCAGCTCCTCGTGGGACGGCCGGAAGACGGGGAAGTGGGCAGGAGAAAAGGGGGCGGGAGGCGGGGCTTCGGGCAACCGGCCGCGTTCGTGGTGGGACGCCCTCCCCGACCCCGCTGGGACGGACAATTCCCGTTGCGGACACCCTCGTTGCGGTGAACGCCCCTGTGGTGTCCGGCCGACCGGCCGGCCCGGCATCGGTGGCCGCCGGGCCGGCCGGCGAGGATCAGTTCTCTTCCG
It encodes the following:
- a CDS encoding RiPP maturation radical SAM C-methyltransferase, whose translation is MRVLLVNMPWSPIDLPSLALGILKRSVDEHVPDGSAEVLHANLEFTDWITRRMEFTAEDYEYYALASYFMGCGDWVFSSALYDDPDWRDDEFAAVMKGKLGASRMRMTRELHRLVPEFVADIVRRIVDEAPDVVGFTSTFQQNTAALAAARQLKKLAPHIVTVIGGANCDGEQGATVHRNFPFVDYVIRGEGEAAFPRLLAALGEEHPDLSAVAGLCHRGPDGVSTANAMATSPLPPATILPPDYSGYFERLGASVARNWVEPKLVVEGARGCWWGEKHHCTFCGLNGSFMQFRSKSPDTFYDEIMDLARRHRVLDMYVVDNILDMGYLSTVLPRIIESGYDLRLHIEIKANMRRAHLRTLSDAGLIYVQPGIESLNSRVLDLMDKGVSGCQNVRMLRDGAETGLSVSWNYLHGFPGESAEDYDPVIAQIPALEHLNPPVGLSARIAIERFSPYFNRPELGFSGLRPEAHYRFTYDLPEEELYGLAYVFEAPERGIGKATVTALNAALDTWRKDHADARLTQADLGDRIVLVSKRRAFGWRAMELTDPYEIAAFRLLDQPHTPAALTRKAAGRVPGGALQEDEVRELLDRWVGLGLVFTDNGQYVHIAPSAVNEDLLRLDFMRHRHAARAEPPVAAPAPAATQAEPHMTGV
- a CDS encoding DUF5825 family protein, producing the protein MSPSSTLTPSAAVWRDYDPVACALPGMFLGDIALTGPVAEECDRLWELGARRVRLSGAVDLADTATPDATARAVRTLSLVRDLTARAVLVEWDLRPDPDGGPTAAEDISRLLSHLQPPQRIEGVDPATADGALRTWRNGHYLGKCLWRQGPGFVQIRDRRWGDLRRFTVDEPHYQKAIERLAYGAPASAVPSDALADFREERLVLAVGGVEWWLPYRVSRWIQEAMTI
- a CDS encoding serine/threonine-protein kinase, whose protein sequence is MSLRGGDPTEIGGYPLEARLGSGGMGTVFLARTSSGRPVAIKLIHQQFAGDDEFRIRFRQEVAAARRVSGAFTAAVVDAAPEAEQPWMATTYIEGQTLAQRIATKGPLNGAELRKLAIGLAEALRDIHRVGVVHRDLKPSNVVLSSEGPRVIDFGISRAVDQQTLTMTGRVIGTPPFMSPEQLQAPRGVGPRSDVFSLGTLLVYAATGHGPFDADSPYMTAYQVVHEEPSLDAVPEALRAVVESCLFKEPEGRPSADELLVLLRDLPADLGGTDVNGIEPGRTRDMVTQHHFATPATPATIVPTAAPAGPDTRSTGTAIGRRLRRRWRPVLAAAVAVAAIGGGVAALKTGGFAASGGGGQQGNSVAAPVAALPNGFKPWRKTVPGGRADIPDELRCVAHGAALFCGGGGVVAARIKALDGSRVWTVKSPGVPVQGMHLVGATDDTVLGYRFAAQDAPQGPPSEVVAIDANSGRELWSVPSGAQSTAVTGRTRDAVVVGSAVVTVDASNSRFEARDAHSGTVTWKTPFPAGTQCAPVPVGPRLVAMCATNAEVDASEVRHPTLYTVDPASGTLGRPIAVDGPAVPMGVANGRLVLLQAHMEGTALAGYDGVARVHPASRKVTYSRLPKTYSGTPGMADGILCVSSQTGLVTALDPATGREKWSRQTGVEGASGPVAGADALYFSSATGRVVALSPRDGTSLWTTDPQADGLTGEQGASPRVTVVGRALIVAAAKNTLFAFDTLKPPKSG